GTTGAGCCTGAAATGTTTGGTCAGATTGTTGACTTGGACAAGCGGAATCGTTTCACTCATGACAGAACACCGAGCCGTTGACCAACTCTCTTGAATGCCTCCAACGCGCGATCCAGATGTTCTCGTGTGTGCGCTGCTGAGATCTGTGCGCGCAGTCGGGCTTCGCCTTTGGGCACCACCGGATACCACAGCCCCTTGATGTAGACACCTTCGTTCAACAGCTCATCGCTCATGTCCATAGCCAACGCTGCTTCGCCCAGCATGATGGGCACAATCGGATGCGCGCCAGCAATGATGGTGAAACCGAGATTGACGATCTCTTTGCGGAAGTAGGCCGTGTTCTCGTGCAAGCGTTCGACGAACGACGTATCGGTTTCCAGTATATTCAGCGCTTCAATCGAGGCAGCCACAACGGGCGGCGGCATGGAATTGGAAAACGTATAAGGTCGAGACTTTTGCCGCAAGAACGTGATCAGCTCTTTCCTGCCGGCGATGAATCCGCCAGAAGCGCCGCCCAATGCTTTGCCGAATGTGCCAGTGATGACATCAATCTGGCCATGCACACCCAGTTCTTCTGGTGTGCCTCGTCCTGTTCGACCCAGCACGCCGGTTGCGTGTGAATCATCCACGAATAACAGGGCGCCGTGTTTCCTTGCCAGGGCCACCAGTTCGGGCAGCGGCGCCAGGTCGCCTTCCATGCTGAACACGCCGTCGGTGGCGATGATTTTGATACGGTAGTCTTCTTTCGCGTCAGCATCCAGCAGTTCAGTCAAGTGAGCCACGTCGGCATGCCGATAGGGTTTCGATTCAGTTGACTTGGCGATAATACGACAAAGCCGGATGCCGTCAATGATGCTCGCGTGGTTCAGTTGGTCGCTATAGATCACGTCACGATAATTTTGCCTGCCGAAGTCGTTGGCGATGAGTCCGGCGAAGAACGCCTCGTTCGCCGCAAAGCATGATGAGTGCAAAATGGCGTCTTCACAGCCGACGAACGCGGCGATCTTTTGCTCCAGTTCCAGATGGACCGGTTGCGTGCCACAAAGGAAGCGCACTGAGGAAAGCCCATAGCCGTATTGCTCCAGTGCCCGGCGCGCCGCCTCTTTGATGCGCGGATGATTGGAAAGGCCAAGGTAGTTATTGGACGCCAGCATGACCACTTGACGACCACCCACCATGACCGTTGGGCCCTGCTCGCCATCGAGCGGCACTTCGTATTTGAAGGTCTTGGTCTGTTGCATCTGCTCGAGTTCGTTGGCCAGCGCCGCGTAAATCGTATCGCGTGTGAGCATGTTTGTTCACCTCCTGTAACGCTGAGGTTATTTTTGGTAGTAACGTGAGATGGTCGGCACGAGGTACTCATCAAAGGCGCGATCCAGATCATAATCCGGCTTCCAGCCCCAATCATCGCGCGCCGGCATGTCGTCAACGTTGGCCGGCCAGGAGTCAACAATCCGCGCGCGCGGCACATCCACTTTGAACGTGATACGAGCGTTGGGAAATGCGCGCAGAACACGGTCGCGGAATTCACCTGCTGTGAAACTGAAGGATGTGACATTGTACACCCGTTGCGTCAGCCGCTCGGCGGGCGCGTCGGCCAGCATGGTCAGCGCTTTGATCGCGTCGGGCATGACCATGAACGGCAACTGCGCGCCTTCATCTACGAAGCACTCGTAGGGTTCGCCTTTGGCGGCTGCGTGAAGCATTTCGGGCGCGTAATCGCTGGTGCCGCCTGAAGGAATCGTGGTCGCGCTGATCAATCCGGGAAAGCGCAGCGCCCGGAAGTCTACCCCGCTGGAGGCTTGCTCTGCCGAAAGCTGACGGAAGTGCAGCGTGAAGTAACGGCCGAGTTGTTCGCAGTAGAGTTTATTGCAGCCATACATGGTCGTGGGGAAATTGAAGTCAGTTTCTCGCACGCGGCCGATGCGCATTTTGGTGGCGCGATCCGGTAACCCATAGGCAGCAATCGAGCTTGGAAATAGGAATTTGACAGTGTGGCCATGCCAGCGCGACTGCTCATGAGCCAGTTGCAACAGATTGAGCGTCCCTTCCACATTGACGCGATGCGCGCGCGCCGGCGTGTATTCTGAGCGTGTGCTGAGCAGCGCCGCCAGATGGTAAATTTGATGAATTTCGTATTCGCTCACCATGCGCTGCAACAGATTCTCGTCCAGGATGTCGCCGACGATGGTCGCCGTGCAATAGCGCGCCAACTGTTCGTCAATTTGATTGAGATCAATGGCCACGATGTTTGACGCTCCGTGTTGACCGAGGTGGTTGATGAGTCCGTGTCCGATCTCACCGTTAGCGCCGGTAATCAAAATAACAGGCTTTCGCATAGGCCCTGATTGTACTCAGGGCTGTTGAATTATTCCAGAGCGTGGATTGAGCCACATGATTTTGTGATTCAATCGCCGCACAAGCGGACCGCTGAGGAGCCGATCGTCGGTCAATCGCCTCGCTGCTCTGGCACGCCGCGAACAATCAAAATGGATCACCGGCGGGAACGCCTGCGCCACATTCTGCTCATCCTGACGATCCGCGCGCACGAAGTGCGGCGTAGTGATGTGATTTTCCGTCACGTGCTCCAGATCAGCGCATTTCCACTCGGTGCCGGGCTGATTGGTCCTGTGCCATTCGACGCACGACTGATCGGTCCTCGCTTGATACAGCCCCATCGAGACGTTATTCCATTGGTGCTGCATCAGGGCGGTGTAACTACACAGATTCGGAGGATTGAGACAGCCGACAAAGTTCGTGTAGTTCAGGTCTTCAAATGCCGTCCATAGCCGGCATCAATCACGGCGCGATACACCAGCGGGCAATTCCCGCCCGACTGGCACTGGACGTTATCTCGACGCAGGAGTTGTCCGAGCCGGTCAGCATGATGTCGGACGCCGCTTGATCCGGCCGACGTGCCGGAGAACAGCACGTGGGTGGCGGTGTCTAAATCGGGCATCGTGATGCGCTCGCGTTCGGCGTTCTGATAGGTGACGGGCTGACCGCCGGGCAGCCGCTGCAACATCCTGATGACGGCCTCCAAGATGTTGGTGCCCTTGAAGTGGATTCGGTATTGGATGGTGTTACCGCCAGGCCCTATCGCCGATAACACCACATTGCGAG
This window of the Blastocatellia bacterium genome carries:
- a CDS encoding glycine C-acetyltransferase encodes the protein MLTRDTIYAALANELEQMQQTKTFKYEVPLDGEQGPTVMVGGRQVVMLASNNYLGLSNHPRIKEAARRALEQYGYGLSSVRFLCGTQPVHLELEQKIAAFVGCEDAILHSSCFAANEAFFAGLIANDFGRQNYRDVIYSDQLNHASIIDGIRLCRIIAKSTESKPYRHADVAHLTELLDADAKEDYRIKIIATDGVFSMEGDLAPLPELVALARKHGALLFVDDSHATGVLGRTGRGTPEELGVHGQIDVITGTFGKALGGASGGFIAGRKELITFLRQKSRPYTFSNSMPPPVVAASIEALNILETDTSFVERLHENTAYFRKEIVNLGFTIIAGAHPIVPIMLGEAALAMDMSDELLNEGVYIKGLWYPVVPKGEARLRAQISAAHTREHLDRALEAFKRVGQRLGVLS
- a CDS encoding NAD-dependent epimerase/dehydratase family protein, which translates into the protein MRKPVILITGANGEIGHGLINHLGQHGASNIVAIDLNQIDEQLARYCTATIVGDILDENLLQRMVSEYEIHQIYHLAALLSTRSEYTPARAHRVNVEGTLNLLQLAHEQSRWHGHTVKFLFPSSIAAYGLPDRATKMRIGRVRETDFNFPTTMYGCNKLYCEQLGRYFTLHFRQLSAEQASSGVDFRALRFPGLISATTIPSGGTSDYAPEMLHAAAKGEPYECFVDEGAQLPFMVMPDAIKALTMLADAPAERLTQRVYNVTSFSFTAGEFRDRVLRAFPNARITFKVDVPRARIVDSWPANVDDMPARDDWGWKPDYDLDRAFDEYLVPTISRYYQK